A segment of the Elusimicrobiota bacterium genome:
ATGGGCGATGGGTTTATGTGTATCACCGAAATCGGCAAAGGCGACGCTAAGTCGCGAACATTGGAATTTTTGAATCATGCGATGGATTTAGAATTTGCAATTCAGACTATCACGAGAAAAACGTTCCCAGCGCCCGGATCATTCAGAATTCGCATCGCAGCTGGTCATGTTTGGAAAATGGTAGCCAGCCGACCGGGGCAAGAAACGGCACAAACAGATTATTTGGGATATGCGATAAATTTGGCGGCGCGACTTCTGGAGATTGATCGCGAATCATCAGTTCTATGCCATGAGAGTGTTCGGAGGATTTTGAATGGAGCTATTCGCAATAGGACAGAGTTCGGCTTTAAGCCCCTTCATATTCGGATCCGATGTCCGCGGGGCGTAGATCCGGAAGATATCCGGACGCTGTGGAAGGTTTATCCTTTGAAAGCCTCGACGATGGCCAAGCCGATCAGCAACAAAACCATCCCCACGTGAAACATCACCACAGAATCGAGCAGTTCGTAGTAGTTTCTTGCCCACCATTTGCGGAACGCCTTGCGAATTGCGTAACAATCGCCCATTTGTCCCACCTCCTTGATTCGGCGCCGTTGGCGTCAGGACTGGGACCGTGTAGGGACTGGGCCGATTAATCCAGTCATTCGTGACCTGGGAACGGGTAGAGAACAGTAGGCGTTTCTTTCCCTCGGATTCGAAATAGATTTCGGCGCTACCTTTTGTCGAGGCAATCTGACCGCTATTTGGAAAAGGCAATTCGACCGTAATCTTGGCCCCTAGCTGGTTTTTGTTTGATTTCGTCAAACCGCTCAAGTTGGACTTGATGGTCCGGTACACGCGCGATCTCTTTGAGCCTGCTTTCGGTGATAGGTCCCTTCGTTTTGGAGGGTGGCAGCGTAAGAATGTACTCCTGAATTCCCGGAGCGAGTTTGACGAGGTTCAAGAGGCGCGTGAGATACGAAGGGTCAACGCCAACTTGTCTGGCCAAGTCCGCGCGGCTCAGGCTTGGATCTCCATCTAGCCGCGCTTTGAGTTGGGACGCCTGCTTGAGCATCACTTGAATTGGCGGCGGCTTAGGCTCTTGCCATCGACGTTGTTTGGCCTGTATCGCCTTGGCTTCATCGGGAAGGACGACTTGGATGATTCCCTTTCTTCTCTTCACTCGGCCAAAAGCGAGCGGATCCGGAACGCCAAATCCGGCTCTGCGGTCATCGCCAAATTCAATAGAATTGGCTATGAACCACTTTTGGTTTTGACTACCGTAACAATCGGGCAGGCGATCCTTACGGTAGTCAAAACGGGTCGCCTCAGTTTTTAGTCCAGAGTTTTGATTACCGTAACAATCGGGGAGCCACTGAATGGAAATGGTTGATTAGTAACGCTTTTAGTATGTTCCTGGCATTGTTGGATTTTTGAAAAGTCGGTTCTCCGTCGACGTTCCATTTCGAATCCAACTTCGGGGGGAGCAGATTGACGGCAAACAAAATCGTTCCAAGCGGGGTTCTAAAGATAGGATGGAAAAATTAATTTGAACGAGCGTGTGACGAAATTATTTGTCGAACCGTTTCAAAATCCTCCACACCGCTGTCCGCGTCCATCTTCCACTTCTTCGAGTTTCCTTGTCTTCCTGATTAAGAGTTTGGGCGATCTTTTCCGTCGAGAGTCCCTGTTTTTTCAATTCTTTAATGCGTTCGATCCATTTTGCTTCTTTCTCGTCGGGAGTCCGACTCCATCCGCCAGCCATTTGGCCAAATGGAACGGGTCCACACCTTCGTGGAAAGTTGAAAGGAACTAACATGTCCGATTTCCCCTCATCAATTTTTTCGGTTGCCACTTTTCCTTCATGTATCAATCGCAACACCGCCTCCGTCAATAACTGCACAATACGATTCATCCGTTCTTCTGGTGTCAGTTCGTCTGGATTTAAACATACCCGAGTTTTGTCCATACCCACCTCCGCGATTCAAATTTCGAATCAACGGGATTTGGTACCTTCGGTGGGAAAGATGTGCAAGTTATTTCACGGGAAAAATTATCACAAGGATCCTGCTGGCTATGCTTAAAAAGATTCGGATAAAGGGATTTCGTTCTTTTAGCCAAGAAAGTTTTCAAACAGTTTATTTACAGCAAATAAACTTTATTGTTGGCGAAAATAGCTCTGGGAAAAGCAATTTGCTCGAAGCAATTCGGTTCGCCTTAAACCCATCGAACGAGGGCATTACAAGGAATGATTTCAGCATTCGAAAAAGCAAGAACCGATTCAAGGTAACTGACAAAAAAGCAACGTCCATTGAAATAGAACTTACATTCTCCAATCCCAAGAAATTTTTTCCAAAAGAAGTGTTACGAGGATTTGCAAAGGCCTCCGAAGTAACCATGCGCTGCAAAGTAACCGGGAGAGATATTTATAAGAAGGAATATTTTATTGGCACAAAGAAGATTCAGAAAATTGCGGCCTATAAAAATATGCTCACTGAATCGGCAGCGAAAAAGTTTTTATCAAAATTGCAATATAGCGTTTCTCCCATTGTGCGAAGCGCTGACAGCATTAAGGAGCTAAAACAACTATTGCCGCTCGGAACAAGTAGTAGCAGTCGTTCTGCATTGATGAAATTCTCGAATGAGGTAACCAATCAGCTTAAAAGAATAGTTAAACCGCTTCTTAAAAAATCTGGGAACCAAATTGAGATCAAAACCGACTTGAGGGGGATTGACGCAATAAGGAACATGGCTTTGGATATAGACGTAATCGATGAATTCCCGGTGCCAATTCAAAATAGCGGTCAAGGATTAATAAGTGATTTTTTGCTTCGCCTTTTCTTAAGCACCCATAAAAGTGGAATCGTCGCATTTGAGGAACCTGAAATTCATATGCATCCGAATAAAATCCGTGAATTCATCAAAACTGTTAGAAAAGCTGCTCCGGGCATTCAAGTCATCCTTACTACGCACTCGCCGCTGTTGGCCACATATGCGAATTTCAGTGAAATTATTTTAGTCAAGAAAACGGGAAGATATAGCAAGGCACATCAAATGGTTGAAAACCTAGAAAATTCCGCTGATCTGACGAGAAGTCGATTTAAACTTTTCCAGCAATATCAATGCACAGAAATGCTTTTTGCCCGAGGAGTAATATTTGTCGAAGGCCCACAAGATCGAATTGCATATGAAATGGCTGAACTTGGCATGGAACTCTCGCTTAGGGAAAATGGGATTTCAATTATTACTGCAGGTGGGAAGGACACCTTTAGACCTTACGTCGAATTTTGCGAAAGATTGCAAATTCCGTGGGCCATTCTATTTGACGCTAATGCATATATTGATGGCAGCTCTTCGTGTGGTGTTTTAAAGGAATTTGAAAATAGGAAATGGATTACATCGGATGCTGTGAACAAATTGTTAGCCGACTTCCAGAGCCCGAAGAAACGAAAGAAAAGCCTGGAATTAATTAATGAGCAGTTAAGAAAATATCATGGTTCAATTTCGCCTTTGCCACATAATGATATGTCTGATGCGGTGCCAGATTGCTTGTCGGTGGGTTTAAAGAAAGGCTTGATTTCCCAGGCGTGGTTGAAAGATGTATTCGTGAAACTTGGTGGCCATGTTAATGAAAGTGACCAGGCAAAAATTGAAGATGCCGTAAAAAAATCTGCCAAAGACACTCATAAAATGGCAGTAATATTGGAAAGGCTCCCTTCAAACGCCTGGGGTTCAATTGGTGCTTCGATTGATTTTGCAAATCAAGCCATAGGTAAAATGACCCAGCCAGGGAAGACCACAAGAGCGGTAATAAAAAAGACGATAGCTAGTCCACCGCCAACAGAGACAAAAGCCGAGCCTGGACAAATTCTCGCCAATCAAACTGCCCCGGCTACAGCATAAATGAAGAAGACCCCGAACATCTGGATGGCAATGGGAACTAAAATTTCACAAGCTAAATTCTTTAGATGATTCTGGCGGGATGATCTGCAGGTATTCTCGGTAAATTATTTCCTTATATTCTTTCCCAATTTCATTAAGAGCGGATCCCAACGCTTTGTATGTCCCCTCGCCACCAAGTAAATCCCAAAAATCATTGCCGATCAGAACGGCTTTGTCATTTCGCATATCGAACCATCGAAATGGAAACGACCAGTTATATTTTTCTCGGGTTCCGAAAGGGTTATAAGGCAGGGCAAAAAAAGCTTGGTCCACAGGTTTTTCTTCCATACAATAAAGCTTCAAAATCTTTTCCTTGCTCACCTTTGTTTGATCGCTGTTTGGGAGTGGTGCCTTGATTTCAAAGGCGTATTTTTTCCTTTTGGCTTTATCTTCAGCGTACAGATCACAAATAACAGTTGTCGGAACATCATGGCCCATCCCTTCCATTATATAGGCAATCTCATTGTCCCAATTCGGGCGAACTCTTTCCGTCCCCTTCTTCGTGGAATGTTCCAAAGTGGCCAGAACCTCACTAATTCTCCGAAGGCGTTCCTTCTTAACCATTCCAGTAATGCTCTTACTCATTTCTGCAAATCCGAGAGATACTTTTGCAACGCTAAATGCCATCCCTTCCCAAACTTTCCCAAAAGGCGTGACAAATTTTCTTTCAAAGTGCGAACCCTTAAAAATTTCATCTGGTACTAGAACAGCATACAACGGTTTTTTCATTCGATGCTCTTCAACAATAAACGGATCTTTCTTGAGCGTATTTTCCATGACACGCTCCATCAAATTCCGAACAACTTGCTGAACGGCTTTTTTAATTTCTTCCTGCTGGGCTTTTGTTGTCATGGCGAGGCCCTAATTTTTCTTCCAGATTAGGATTGATTCATAAAAAGCAGTGTCTCTCCGACCAGTCCGGCGGTTGACATGTCGGTTTACGAGGCCGATCTGCTTAAAGCCAATTTTCTCGGGCTGATAAAGTTTGTATTTATCATTCACAACAATCGCCATGATCCCATCTTTTGCCATGAAATCGCGGGTGTGTTCAAAAACGCCGTTAATTCCATCGCTGTAATTTTTTCTGGCCTGTTCCGATTGACCCTTCTTGGCTGGACCGATTTCCCGGGTATCATTGTTTTTCAAATCCAGCAATTCATAAGCGTATTTATGTTGTTCGTGATAATCGATAAGGCCGACGTATGGAGGAGAAGTGAAAACCATGTCGATACCTTTCGGTAACTTAACTTCCCTCGAATCTGCATGATTCACGGTCACGGTCGCTTTCGATCGGATTTGCGAAAATTCTTTCATCCTTTCCAAAGTGTCGAGCGTATACCTGTAGAGAAATTTGAAGGCTTCGTTGACAGGCTGGCAGGTCCGTCGATGTTTATAGCAATGGTAAGGTTCGATTTGAGGTTGCTTCGGAAAATCCAAATCAAAGTGCGTCACCAATCTGGCGGATCTTGCTGAACGGGAAAGGATCACACGGAGGACATCTTGGTAGACGTAATCTTTGATCATGTGCAAGAAGCACAAGATATCCTTTTGGGAATCTTTTGCGAACCAGGTTTTAATGTATTCGTTATCGCTTTTCAAAAGACGGTTCACTTTTTCATCGTTGAAGAATTTTTTCCTATAAGTGGTTAGTCGGGTGAGGATTCCGTTCAGTTCTGTTTCCAGCAACCGAAGGTCATACTGGGCGGTCTTCACTTGGGATAAAAGGACGTTGAAGGCGGAAATGTCCGTTCCGACAGAGTCGATCCCTAATGTATTCGCTTCGACTAAGGTAGTGCCTGACCCACAAAATGGGTCATAAACCAAGGATGGATGGTATTTTCTCAGGAATATTTCGACCAATTGCGGGATGAACTTTCCTAAATAAGGATGCAATCGGTGAACGTGTTTCGTCCGGATGTTTTCCGGAAGATCTCTCTCTCTCCAATTAAGGTTCAGCTTTTCAAGCTTCGTATCCGGGTTGATGCTGGCGAAATCCGTCAGCGGACTTTCTTTGTATTGTTTTGCAATCGTTTGAGCTACGGTATTGTCGTACATAGTTTATTTCCCCACTAATTTATCAATTGACACGCCGAGGGATTGTGCCAGCCTCTGGATTGTTTCGAGGGTGGGGTTAGAGTTCGCCCCAAGTTCAATTTTGACGACCGTATTTAACGAAATATCGGCAAGTTTAGAGAGCCTGTCTTGCGATAGACCTTTTTCCTGCCTCAGTCGTTTAATATTTTCGCCAATTTTCGGAATGGAGGGAGTGAGGGATTGCATTTCGATACATGCATTATAATATAACAACCGAAATTGGGAAGTAATTTTTAAAAAAACTTGGGACAGAATTCAGACAACGGACAACTGAAGCAATCGGGCCGCGTAGATCTGCAGAATTCACGCCCCAAAGAAATCATATTTACATGCAGGGAAAAACGCAGTTCTCTCGGAATGCGAGATTGCAGTAGATCATCATCCACAGAACGGGGTTTTTTAGAAGTTCGACGTGGAAGCCAGCCCAGCCTATGGCCAACTCTTCTGCAATGAGTATCGACGGGAAACACTTGCCTTCCCAACGAATACAACATGACACAGCGAGCAACTTTTTTCCCGACCCCAGATAGTGAGGTTAGGAATCTTTCACACTCTTCATTCGGCAATTTTTTTAACGGTGCCAGGGTTGGTTTACCAAAACGTTTTGTAAGCATACGGATGATTGATCTGATCACAACAGCTTTCTGTTTGTATTGTCCGCCTTCATGAATTGCTTTCGAAATTTTCCCGATCGGGGCAACTGCGAGATCGGAATATTCAGGGAATGCTCGGCGCAAGGATTTATATGTGCGTTTATATACCGGCTCTGTTGTAGTTATGCTGAGCAAAATAAATAGAAGTTCATTTAGCGGGTTCAATTTATTATCAAGCCGATCATCCCCGTACCGTTTTTTAAGGATGCGTGCGACCTTATTCACGTTAGCGGGTGAAATGAAATTTCCAAATCTAGTACGCATTTAAGGATGGTGACATATTTTTTAATCTCAGATTCCAAAGCACGGATTGAAATAGCTCGTAACCCTCAAGGTTGTTGGCTATTTCATTTCCGGGAATTTGGGTCAAAATCGGCATGAAATAGGCCGGTTTGCGTATAATTTCCGCAAAATTGAGCTATTTCATCGGAAATTGAGACCAAAGTACGAAAGTAAAATACAATTTTTCTTATTTTACTTTTGCCGCCAAAAGTAAAACAAAAATCATTCAAAGCCAGAGGAGATGAATTTAATTCAAATCTTTGACCGCTGGCATAAGCTGGTACCCAAGATCAACGGGGAAATTGGACGGATTGATTCTTAAGAAGAAATGATTGGTCTTGGTTGGAGCAGAAATCATGGCACGGCCAGTTAATGTTTTGATCCGATTGAACTCCTCCAACTGCTGTAAGCGATTTAGATTTCTTGCCAGATGCTGTAACTTCCTTTCGCTGATTGGGCTTTGAATAACCGACGGTGCCATCTTCAATATATGGCTTTGGATTTCCGGCACCAACTTCAAAAGATTAAGAATCCTCGATAGATAAGACGCATTAATTCCTTCCTCTCTGGCCAGGCGTGCCCGCGTTAATTTTGGATTTTCTTCAAGCCGCCTTTTAAATCGATACGCCGACTTTAAAAGAATTTGAATGGATGGAGGTTGGGGGGTGGGAGTCTGTTTATACCGCCTTTGATGGCTTCGAATGGCCGCGGCGACCATTGGAACGACCGTTTTAATTTTTCCTTTGGCGGTTCGAACGGTGTCGAATTTAGATTAGTCCCACAAGATAAGAACAGGGTCCAGGAAGGATTTGACGGCAAAAAGGGCTTTCTTCTGAAGAAAATCGTTCCATTCCGAGTGTTTACCGTAAAGCTCCGGGAGCCAAATAGGATTCGAATATGACTGATCCCGTTCAGGTGCCTGTTGCCGCTTCAAGCATCTCATAGGTCGTGCGTGCACATGCATTTACCAATCACTGATTGGAGAATTGAAACCGGCCCCGATCTGCGGCCCGAATTTCCTAGAGAGCGTCTCGGAAATTATCTTTTGCTGTTACCACCAGTCCGCCTACTTGTCATATTAAGCTTGTTAACATGTTAATTAATATGTCTGACGATTTTCTTCCGGAAAAAATTGATCAATTGGAAGGGAATTCTTTAGAGAAGCAATCCTCGATGAACTTTGCCAACTGCGTGAAATCCCCTTCATCGGCTGCTTTCATTGCCGAAACATATCTTTTTCTGACATCGCCCCCCTTTTGCATCAATTGAGTTTGGGGCCACGTTGGCAGAGGGTGGTTTCTTGAGCGAAAGAACATATCCGTGATCAGTCTCGCATGACGACCGTTGCCATTTTCAAAAGGATGGATCTTTGTTAGCCGATTCTGGAGGCGGGCGGCCACTTCATTGATGGAGAGTCCTGACTGGTCAGAATTCCAAACCGAAAAATCACCGCAAAGTATTTTTACTTGTTCGGGAATCTGGGGCCAGTTGATACCGATGTTCATATTAGTAGTCCGATATTTCCCCGCCCATGACCAGACATGGCCAAACATCTTTCGATGAGTTTCACGGATCAGAGGTTCATTGACCCAGTCAACGGGAAATTTCCGCCGTCGCTCATAAACATATTTTTTATAGGTTTCTAGGATGCCGGCCAATTCGGCGGCGTTTCTCGCTCTTGGGTCGGACAAGCGGGGATCAATAAGACCCGATAAATCCGGGTCGGGAGTCGCCCCCGCAGGTTTTGTTTCCGCCTCACTCACTTTCTTCCCGCCAGAGATGTACCCGTGCGTCGTTTAAGATTTCATCTCGCTCTTTGTCGAGCAAATGGCGGAATACATCAGAATCTGGCGCTTGGTCTTCCAATGCCATCGTCCCCATGCCTCGTTTCAGTCTCTTGAGGGCAATTACACCGGCGCGTGCTTTCAGAATTTCTGATATCGGCTTTTGCAATTGAGGTTTGATGATTGTTTTTGCCGTCAACGCCGCAAAAATCTTTGAGACAGTGCTTAGTTGCGGGTCGATCTTTCCGGTTTCTATCGCCGTCAAATGGGCTTGAGATATCTTCGCTCGCTGGGCCAATTCCCTTTGGGTCATCCGAAGTGCCTCTCGCAGGATTCGGATCCAGGCATGAAAGGGAATATCAGGCTCTTGTCCCGAATAGGAACCGGCGGCTTTCGAAATGGCGTTTAAGGCCATCTCATCTAGTGGTGAATTTACATACCGCTTTTTCATGGTGTTATGATATATTAAAGTATGTCATAAATAAATAAATTGATACTAATAAATAGTTCAATGACATTAATCATAATGTCAATTAAATTGTTAATGACATAATATATAGTATCAACAATACTTAAATACATTGATTGTAAATATAAATTAGTTTATCCGGAATGATTCAGTTGAATCGTCGCCCCGGCGATCTTTTGGCCGGGGCCCAGGTCTTCCCGTCGGTAAAAACCTGGATCCCGGCCAGAAAGCATGCCGGGATGACGGCACTAAAATATTCACGGTTGATAGACGGTAATGGCCGTTTAACTGAATTATTCGGGTTATTGACTCACTCTATAGGGTGAGTCATTTGACAGGTGTAGGCCCATTCTTTTGACGCTGTCGCAGTCGAATCATAAGTGCCTCAGGCGGGTCCGTCCCCTGTGCATTTTGACCACGGTGCTGCCCGGGCATCGGGGTAACAGAAAATACCGGTCACATGGGTGACACTATTTTTGGCGCAAACGGGTACGGCAGTGGTTCAAACCGCTTGCTTGTTTCGTCAAAGTAGCCCAGACCATCCTCCATAAAACTCACCAACCAAATCCCATCTTGAACCTCTTTTAGTCCCAACTCCTGTCCTGCAAAGACCTGGCTTAAATTTATTTTCAGGGGAAGGGCCCCAAATAAATTACGTTTTCAAATGTTTTGTTTTTGATTACTGTTACAATCCGCGTCGCTTCGAATAGATTAAGTCGAGGGGGAATCATCAATGAAAACTGAAGTGTTCCGCATCAACCATTATGTTGGAGGGTTACTCGCCCAAGGTGGCAATATCTGGCTTGAGGGCTCAAAAATCATGTTTTCCCCCACGAGCGCCCTGGACCGCGCCATGGGAGCCAAAGATTTGGAGATTCCCTTTCAAAAAATTCGCGGCGTTGAATTTAAAGGCGATTTATTGCGGGCATTCAGTATCACAACAATCGACCAAACACATAAATTTGAGGGTACGCAAGCTCGGAAAGTTTGGGAAATATTGGACCGATCTCTAAAATCTAACTCTTCAAGTTCATCCATTCATTCTGCCTCGACCGGAAGGCCCACCCCAGCTTCGACCAGCTCTACCTTGAATACACCCACGTCCAGCTCTTTTACCTGCCATCAATGCTCAAAAACCCTTGAACCGGGGTTCAGTTTTTGTCCCTCCTGCGGAACACGGCCGAAATCAATGTGTAGCTCTTGTCATAAAACCGTTTCGCCGAGTTGGATTATTTGCGCGTTTTGTGGGTGGAAATTTTCATCTGGTACCTCTGGTGGACTCAACAAGTAAACGGACCCATTCGAATTCGACTCCCAGTCACGAACCTGGCGCGGTCCTTTCTGTTTTCAACCTAAGAAAAAATTATGGCGCCACCACCGCGGTGGACGATGTGTCGTTTGAGGTTCGTCCAAATGAAATTGTGGGCCTTTTGGGTCCCAATGGGGCAGGAAAAACAACCACCATCAACATGATTCTGGGGGTCCTTGAACCCACTCAGGGATCGATTCACATTGAAGGCATCAATATCGCCGCACGGCGAGGTGAGGCGTTGGAACGCACCAATTTCGCCGCGGTGTATGCGCCTTTGCCGGGCAATCTCACAATCGAACAAAACTTGCGCGTGTTCGCGCGCCTTTATGGAGTGATCAATATCTCTGAACGTGTGGAGACACTGATGCGCGAATTTGAAATCGAAAAATTTCGACGGGTCAAATGCGGACTTCTTTCCTCTGGCGAACAGTCCCGCCTCAGCCTGGCCAAAGCCATGCTGAATGAACCACACCTCTTACTTTTGGATGAACCCACAGCATCCCTGGACCCCTCAGTCGCGAAAGAAGTGCGAGACAAAATTCGGCGATTCGCCGGAAAATCCGGAACTGGGATTCTTTGGACCTCGCACAACATGCGCGAAGTGGAAGAAGTGTGTCACCGCGTACTCTTTCTTTCCCACGGAAAAATTTTATTGGAGGGGAACCCACAAACGCTACCGAATGAGCATGGCAAATCCTCTCTCGAAGAACTGTTCATCGCGGTGGCGCGCGAACCGCTGACGCTGGGAGGCGCCTGATGGCCTGGCATCGCACATATGCCGTTATGCTGCGACAGATGTATCTGATGAGAGGTAGCTTCTCTCGTGTGCTGCCCCTGTTCACCTGGGTGGCGGTGGATATTATCCTCTGGGGGTACCTCACCCGATATTTGAACACGGTGACCACCGGTTTCAACTTCGTTTCGTCGCTCTTGGGCGCGGTGCTGTTGTGGGACTTTTTCATACGCGTCATGCAAGGTGTCAACATGACGTTTTTTGAGGACGTTTGGTCGCGCAACTTTTTGAATTATTTCGCCACGCCGCTCACCATTTCGGAATACATTGGCGGACTGGTGCTCTCAAGCATAACCACCAGCGCGGTGGGCCTTTTGGTAATGGTGGTTTTGGCAAAAGGATTGTTCAATCTGTCCTTTGCGGCCTACGGACTATTTCTGTTGCCCTTCTTGTTGATGTTGTTTGTGTTTGGGATCGCGCTCGGCGTCATTGCCTGCGCCCTCGTGCTTCGAATGGGGCCCGCCGCCGAGTGGTTCATCTGGCCTATCCCGGCTTTGATCTCCCCCTTCGTGGGAGTGTTCTATCCGGTGTCCACGTTGCCCACATGGATGCAAGCCGTGTCGCATCTTTTGCCACCCTCCTATGTGTTCGAAGGGATCAGGCAGATTCTCGCGGGAAGTGCGCCCTCCATCACATCGATTTTAGGGGCGACCGGGTTAAATATTATTTTCCTTTTCGCCGGTTTCTGGATTTTTGCCCGTACCTACCGCCATGCGGTGCGCACAGGCCTCATCGCCCGCTACAGCGCGGAGACCGTCAGCTAACAGACCTGTAAGGACAAAGATGTTTTCCTCATCCGCAATTGATCAAGGGGCTTGGCGGTGTGGTAATCTCACTCCCATGAACGATTGGAGCATCTATTACAATCCCAAATGTGGATCCTGCCGGACCGCGCTCATGATCCTAAAAGAAAACAATATCAAGCCGCGGGTGATCGAGTATTTAAAAAACCCACCCTCCATTAAAGATTTGAACATGCTACTGCGCAAATTGCGCACGGCTCCCATCGACATTGTCCGCACCAAAGAACCCGTGTATGGGGAATTAAAATTGGACCAGGGAGAAAAATCGCGCGAAGATTTGTTGCGCGCGATCTCAGAGCACCCCGTACTGCTTCAGCGACCGATTGTGGTGAAGGATTCTCATGCCGTCATCGCCCGACCGCCAGAGAAAGTTAGAGAGTTGCTGTAACTCTCGATCCACGTTTGATCTGTTTATAGACTGAGCACTGCGGATTTGAGGTCCTCTGCTTCTTCCACTTCCTGCGCCTCTTCCCTGAGAAAATCAGAGCCCGCGATTAGATTGGCCAACAAATGTATGCAGGTCCCATTCAGTCCCTCCAATCCGTCAATGATGTTATTCGAGTGAGGGTTGATTCCCGCTCGTTGGTTAGGTTGTTTTGTATTGAACATGGCGCAGTCCTCCCGGATGATTCATTTGGAATCGATTGAGCATGTTGCGACTCAAATAGGTTTCTCCCCTCGCCACCGCTCGAATGGCATTGGCAATTTCTCTAATGGAGTTTTCTTTCATCACGTAACCTTGCGCCCCCGCCCAAAGGACTTTCTCAGCGTAAGCCTCATCCTCATGGAAGGAGAAGGCAATAATGGGGAGCCTGACCTCTCGGGCTTTGATATCACGGATCAAGTCGATTCCTTTAACATCGGGCAGATTCAGGTCAATGATCACCATGTCAGGTTTGCTCACAAATACGCGCCGCCAGGCCTCTCGTCCGCTACCCACACTCTCAACAACCAAAAAATCTTTTTCTTGGTTC
Coding sequences within it:
- the degU gene encoding Transcriptional regulatory protein DegU — translated: MGNVNYARTSDEQEKLRLFIVDDNPVVREVMTKTLNQEKDFLVVESVGSGREAWRRVFVSKPDMVIIDLNLPDVKGIDLIRDIKAREVRLPIIAFSFHEDEAYAEKVLWAGAQGYVMKENSIREIANAIRAVARGETYLSRNMLNRFQMNHPGGLRHVQYKTT
- the pdg gene encoding Ultraviolet N-glycosylase/AP lyase; translated protein: MRTRFGNFISPANVNKVARILKKRYGDDRLDNKLNPLNELLFILLSITTTEPVYKRTYKSLRRAFPEYSDLAVAPIGKISKAIHEGGQYKQKAVVIRSIIRMLTKRFGKPTLAPLKKLPNEECERFLTSLSGVGKKVARCVMLYSLGRQVFPVDTHCRRVGHRLGWLPRRTSKKPRSVDDDLLQSRIPRELRFSLHVNMISLGREFCRSTRPDCFSCPLSEFCPKFF
- the lptB_2 gene encoding Lipopolysaccharide export system ATP-binding protein LptB; its protein translation is MGGNFHLVPLVDSTSKRTHSNSTPSHEPGAVLSVFNLRKNYGATTAVDDVSFEVRPNEIVGLLGPNGAGKTTTINMILGVLEPTQGSIHIEGINIAARRGEALERTNFAAVYAPLPGNLTIEQNLRVFARLYGVINISERVETLMREFEIEKFRRVKCGLLSSGEQSRLSLAKAMLNEPHLLLLDEPTASLDPSVAKEVRDKIRRFAGKSGTGILWTSHNMREVEEVCHRVLFLSHGKILLEGNPQTLPNEHGKSSLEELFIAVAREPLTLGGA
- the recF_2 gene encoding DNA replication and repair protein RecF, which gives rise to MLKKIRIKGFRSFSQESFQTVYLQQINFIVGENSSGKSNLLEAIRFALNPSNEGITRNDFSIRKSKNRFKVTDKKATSIEIELTFSNPKKFFPKEVLRGFAKASEVTMRCKVTGRDIYKKEYFIGTKKIQKIAAYKNMLTESAAKKFLSKLQYSVSPIVRSADSIKELKQLLPLGTSSSSRSALMKFSNEVTNQLKRIVKPLLKKSGNQIEIKTDLRGIDAIRNMALDIDVIDEFPVPIQNSGQGLISDFLLRLFLSTHKSGIVAFEEPEIHMHPNKIREFIKTVRKAAPGIQVILTTHSPLLATYANFSEIILVKKTGRYSKAHQMVENLENSADLTRSRFKLFQQYQCTEMLFARGVIFVEGPQDRIAYEMAELGMELSLRENGISIITAGGKDTFRPYVEFCERLQIPWAILFDANAYIDGSSSCGVLKEFENRKWITSDAVNKLLADFQSPKKRKKSLELINEQLRKYHGSISPLPHNDMSDAVPDCLSVGLKKGLISQAWLKDVFVKLGGHVNESDQAKIEDAVKKSAKDTHKMAVILERLPSNAWGSIGASIDFANQAIGKMTQPGKTTRAVIKKTIASPPPTETKAEPGQILANQTAPATA
- the yfgD gene encoding putative protein YfgD yields the protein MILKENNIKPRVIEYLKNPPSIKDLNMLLRKLRTAPIDIVRTKEPVYGELKLDQGEKSREDLLRAISEHPVLLQRPIVVKDSHAVIARPPEKVRELL